Proteins from a genomic interval of Rubinisphaera italica:
- a CDS encoding sulfatase family protein has translation MKFSIYFLLRRKFSKIKCPNYSFFFLIFSLVNIGTQSFAAENRPNILLAISDDQSWIHTSASGSPAIETPAFDHVAQAGALFTNAFAASPGCSPCRAALLTGRHTWQIEEAGTHASSFPLKYPVFPSLLADSGYHTGYTGKGWGPGNYKISGRTQNPAGPSYSKHKLKNTPAGISKTDYAANFVDFLEDRQENQPFLFWYGGHEPHRSYKKGLGEKNGADPSLVDVPGFLPDEPEIRSDILDYYAEIEWFDQHLAKMLKTLEEKGELENTVVIVTSDNGMPFPRAKANCYEYGIHMPLAICWPKQMPGGRQIDDLIGFVDITATILDLAQVTYPADQPGLSGRSFRDLLMSDQSGICDPLRTAVYSARERHSSSRYNNWTYPQRALRTDNYLLIHNFRPERWPAGAPQKYDSDDKLGPAHGGYHDIDACPSLTYLIENRDNPAIAPYFHAAVDKRPEYELFNIKTDPACMKNLSGQQEFQSIERDLIVKLNTYLKETGDPRVLDGGEIYETYKRYSSIRKFPAPE, from the coding sequence ATAAAATTTTCTATATATTTTTTATTAAGGAGAAAATTTTCCAAAATTAAATGCCCAAACTACTCATTTTTTTTCCTGATATTCTCCCTGGTAAATATTGGGACACAATCATTTGCTGCTGAGAATCGGCCTAATATTCTGCTGGCCATCAGTGATGACCAGTCTTGGATTCATACTTCAGCTTCTGGAAGTCCTGCTATTGAAACTCCGGCCTTCGATCATGTCGCCCAAGCTGGAGCATTATTTACGAATGCTTTTGCAGCATCTCCAGGCTGCAGTCCCTGTCGAGCGGCTCTGTTGACGGGTCGTCATACCTGGCAAATTGAGGAAGCGGGAACACATGCCAGTTCATTTCCACTCAAGTATCCAGTATTTCCAAGCCTCTTAGCTGATTCGGGCTACCACACTGGCTACACCGGTAAAGGTTGGGGTCCGGGTAATTATAAGATCTCTGGGAGAACCCAAAATCCCGCTGGTCCCAGTTACTCAAAACACAAACTCAAGAACACACCAGCTGGAATTAGCAAAACAGACTATGCAGCGAACTTTGTTGATTTTCTGGAAGATCGCCAGGAAAATCAGCCATTCCTCTTCTGGTATGGAGGCCATGAACCGCACCGTTCTTATAAAAAAGGATTAGGAGAAAAGAATGGAGCAGATCCCTCACTGGTCGATGTCCCCGGCTTTTTGCCCGATGAACCAGAAATCCGATCTGATATTCTTGATTACTATGCAGAAATCGAATGGTTCGATCAGCACCTCGCCAAAATGCTGAAAACACTGGAAGAAAAAGGCGAACTGGAAAATACAGTTGTGATCGTCACATCCGATAATGGTATGCCTTTTCCTCGCGCCAAGGCCAATTGTTATGAATATGGGATCCACATGCCCCTGGCCATTTGCTGGCCGAAGCAGATGCCTGGTGGGCGGCAAATCGATGACCTGATTGGCTTTGTCGATATTACTGCAACGATTCTGGATCTTGCTCAAGTCACTTACCCAGCCGATCAACCTGGACTCTCCGGCAGAAGTTTTCGAGATCTTCTCATGAGCGATCAGTCGGGAATTTGTGATCCGTTGAGAACCGCAGTCTATTCGGCACGCGAAAGACACTCATCTTCGCGTTATAATAATTGGACCTATCCACAACGTGCGCTTCGCACAGACAATTATTTACTGATCCACAATTTTCGACCAGAACGCTGGCCGGCGGGAGCTCCACAAAAATATGATTCTGATGACAAACTCGGGCCTGCACATGGTGGCTATCACGACATCGACGCCTGCCCTTCGTTGACCTATCTCATCGAAAACCGGGACAATCCGGCAATCGCTCCTTATTTTCACGCTGCTGTTGATAAACGTCCCGAATATGAACTGTTCAATATTAAAACCGATCCTGCTTGTATGAAGAATCTGTCAGGTCAGCAGGAATTTCAATCGATCGAACGGGATTTGATCGTTAAGCTGAATACCTATCTCAAGGAAACTGGTGATCCTCGTGTACTGGATGGGGGAGAGATTTATGAAACCTACAAGCGATACAGTTCCATCCGTAAGTTCCCGGCGCCAGAGTAA
- a CDS encoding TraR/DksA family transcriptional regulator, translating into MTRTDRLQKLKVNLLSRRDELRRRSGRSYDSKSSNDSAIGDAADIAQYNEMSDLNSHLISMEADELSEIENALKKFHNDSYGICEVTGKPIPIARLEAMPLTRYSVEAQRESERQAMV; encoded by the coding sequence GTGACACGTACAGACCGCCTGCAGAAGCTGAAAGTCAATTTACTATCCCGAAGAGATGAATTGAGACGTCGCTCCGGGAGATCTTATGATTCCAAATCGAGCAACGACTCGGCTATTGGAGATGCAGCTGATATTGCTCAATATAATGAAATGAGTGATCTCAACAGTCATTTGATCTCCATGGAAGCCGACGAGCTTTCCGAGATTGAGAACGCTCTCAAGAAATTCCATAATGACAGTTATGGGATTTGCGAAGTGACCGGGAAGCCCATTCCGATTGCCCGCCTCGAAGCCATGCCTTTGACGCGCTATTCCGTTGAAGCTCAAAGGGAATCAGAACGTCAAGCGATGGTTTAG
- a CDS encoding PVC-type heme-binding CxxCH protein, producing MLNVLRSLIVFSITLSCLSSSAYSAPNGWKSVRLHNEFYAEGAAAGDVDGDGNIDVTSGPFVYRGPEFQERFELFEPHLFSINGYSDSFFSHIVDVNTDGLNDVIILGFPGREARCYLNPGSEGLKKHWPMKILADQVGHESPAVIDLIPGGLPEIVCSRETSYGYYQAGDNPLEPWTWHAVSESGLARKPFGHGMGVGDVNNDGRLDIIETDKYWEQPSDLSEKWTMHQWAVKKYGSGGAQMFVHDFDGDGDQDVLTSQNAHRYGLCWFERQSADRLTRHDIMGEFSVENPYGVAFSQPHAVAMADVDGDGLMDFVSGKRWKAHNGHDPGSNQPAVLYWFRCQKTDEGIEFVPHLIDDASGVGVDVTVADLNADGLLDVVSANKGGLVLHFQSTVVEPVLPELWQFDRPSMEDYVNGFSPQEAAEKMLVPQGFHVDLIAAEPDLVQPIAMCFDARGRIWVIEGHTYPQKAPEGEGKDRILILEDADADGSFESTKVFAEGINLASGLEIGFGGVWVGAAPDLLFYPDQDQDDIPDSEPIVLLDGWGYQDTHETLNSFTWGPDGWLYGCHGVFTHSNVGKPGAPEDQRTQINAGVWRYHPTRHEFEVFAHGSSNPWGVDFNEQGDWFITACVIPHLYHISQGGRYFRQAGNHFNPYTYSDITTIADHLHYGDGTFNSANSNGGVDRQLVKNTQSSTSDVGGGHAHCGLTIYQAAEFPKQYDGELFFHNLHGHRIVREHVEREGSGYIGRHRPDFALSQDHQQIGVSIMQGPDGALYTSDWHDPQTCHNRTPEIWNRTDGRLFRIRYGNIIAQRFNLWEKSDSELVELLKDENAYYARQAQRILQERAAENRLDRPQVNKLLKGLLATEKAQKVRLRSLWTAWSCNLLGQPELKELLRGPDPYVRAWTIQFLGESSTAVDDDVLVQLEQMSKSDTNVTVRRYLASVLQRLPEEQRWGILQGLISSQQDLTDRNLPLLVWYGAEPLIDKDAARVLQIVKSSGWKQLTEFVIRRTSTTEQGRNALTDLLKSEKNIDFSRIILQEMQTSVKSQAGAKMPESWKAASENLLSLNDKNLQLLVSSLSIQFGDESAFPYYREVLLDQKQPLAFRQNALQLLAQARDPELAPALLKLLEDRSLRIVAIQNLARFELPETPDKLIGMFDQLTEGEQAEVLSTLVSRKSFAEVFIKAMEQGDLDATKVPAYIVRQVMTLDDEHLVKRLEKVWGKISTANTNIAELTAKYEKLLQPKLVASSNFGEGRKLYETNCGKCHKLFGKGGDIGPDITGANRSNVKYLLENILDPNAIIGRNYIMTTFVTVDGRVVNGLIKSENSEAVTIQTTNEVIIIAQDDIELRKASEKSLMPEGQLQPMRDEQVLQLFRYLMSPTANPAPGSQRTSVPPPAPGVTRIEGEALVGKAKVTGGNVRNQNMSGFGPMWSNNDHLWWTGGKPGDRLTLKIPAQPAGEYEVSVYTTTAVDYGQIKVTWLNQVRESDLYTTQVLPGEPINFEKVAITKEQPLEMIIEMTGKHPQAKAGYMVGIDRIEFRLIPTKP from the coding sequence GTGCTAAATGTTCTGCGCTCTCTTATCGTATTTTCTATTACATTATCCTGCCTCAGTTCATCCGCTTATTCTGCACCCAATGGCTGGAAGTCCGTTCGGCTCCATAACGAGTTTTATGCTGAAGGGGCAGCTGCAGGGGATGTAGATGGGGATGGGAATATCGATGTCACAAGTGGTCCCTTCGTCTATCGAGGCCCGGAATTCCAAGAGCGTTTTGAACTCTTCGAACCTCATCTCTTTTCCATCAACGGCTACAGTGACAGCTTTTTCAGTCATATTGTCGATGTGAATACCGACGGCTTGAATGATGTGATCATCCTGGGCTTTCCGGGACGCGAAGCCCGATGCTATTTAAACCCTGGCTCTGAGGGTTTGAAAAAACACTGGCCGATGAAAATCCTGGCCGATCAGGTTGGCCATGAATCACCTGCAGTCATCGACTTGATCCCCGGCGGCTTGCCGGAGATTGTCTGTTCGCGCGAAACCTCGTATGGCTACTATCAGGCTGGTGACAATCCTCTCGAACCCTGGACATGGCACGCTGTCTCAGAATCGGGTCTGGCCCGAAAACCATTTGGGCATGGGATGGGAGTTGGTGATGTGAATAACGATGGTCGCCTCGACATCATCGAGACAGATAAATATTGGGAACAGCCATCCGACCTTTCCGAGAAATGGACGATGCATCAATGGGCCGTCAAAAAATATGGCAGTGGTGGTGCCCAGATGTTCGTTCACGACTTCGATGGTGACGGGGATCAGGATGTCCTCACTTCCCAGAATGCCCACCGTTATGGATTGTGTTGGTTTGAACGTCAATCAGCTGATCGATTGACTCGCCACGATATCATGGGCGAATTCTCGGTCGAAAATCCTTATGGAGTCGCCTTCAGTCAACCGCATGCTGTCGCGATGGCAGATGTCGATGGCGATGGCTTGATGGATTTTGTATCTGGAAAACGCTGGAAAGCTCACAACGGTCACGATCCGGGCTCGAATCAGCCCGCTGTTCTATACTGGTTTCGATGTCAGAAAACGGACGAGGGAATCGAATTCGTTCCCCATCTGATTGATGACGCTTCCGGAGTCGGTGTCGATGTTACGGTTGCCGATTTGAACGCGGACGGCTTGTTGGATGTCGTCTCTGCAAATAAGGGAGGATTGGTTCTGCACTTTCAGTCAACTGTAGTGGAACCGGTGCTGCCAGAACTGTGGCAGTTTGATCGACCGTCCATGGAAGATTACGTCAATGGGTTTTCTCCTCAGGAAGCAGCTGAGAAGATGCTGGTCCCTCAAGGCTTTCACGTCGATTTGATCGCAGCCGAGCCCGACCTCGTTCAACCGATCGCGATGTGTTTCGATGCCCGTGGAAGAATCTGGGTGATTGAAGGACATACGTATCCTCAAAAAGCCCCTGAAGGTGAGGGGAAGGATCGCATTCTCATTCTGGAAGACGCCGATGCGGATGGTTCGTTTGAATCAACAAAAGTCTTTGCAGAGGGAATCAATCTGGCGAGTGGACTCGAAATCGGTTTTGGTGGTGTCTGGGTTGGAGCCGCTCCCGATCTATTATTTTATCCCGATCAGGATCAGGATGACATTCCCGATTCCGAACCAATCGTATTGCTCGACGGCTGGGGGTATCAAGATACTCATGAAACGCTCAACAGTTTCACCTGGGGACCGGATGGATGGCTGTATGGCTGTCATGGTGTCTTTACGCATTCCAATGTTGGCAAGCCTGGGGCGCCGGAAGATCAGCGTACACAAATCAATGCTGGTGTTTGGCGTTATCATCCTACCCGTCACGAATTCGAAGTCTTCGCCCATGGTTCAAGCAATCCCTGGGGAGTTGATTTTAATGAACAGGGGGACTGGTTCATTACAGCCTGTGTGATTCCGCACCTGTATCATATTTCTCAGGGAGGTCGCTATTTCCGACAGGCTGGCAATCATTTCAATCCCTACACTTATTCAGATATCACGACGATTGCAGATCATCTTCATTATGGAGATGGGACTTTCAATTCGGCAAACAGCAATGGAGGAGTTGATCGGCAACTTGTCAAGAATACTCAAAGTTCTACGTCCGATGTTGGTGGCGGACATGCCCATTGTGGACTGACAATCTATCAGGCTGCCGAGTTTCCTAAGCAATACGATGGCGAATTGTTCTTTCATAATTTGCATGGGCACAGGATTGTGCGAGAGCATGTCGAGAGGGAAGGTTCTGGCTACATTGGACGGCATCGGCCCGACTTTGCCTTGTCGCAGGATCATCAGCAAATCGGTGTCAGTATCATGCAGGGACCTGATGGAGCACTCTATACCTCCGACTGGCACGATCCCCAGACTTGCCACAATCGGACGCCAGAAATTTGGAATCGAACAGATGGCCGTCTCTTCCGTATTCGCTACGGCAACATCATAGCTCAACGTTTCAATCTCTGGGAGAAAAGTGATTCCGAGTTGGTTGAACTGTTGAAAGATGAAAATGCCTATTACGCAAGACAGGCACAGCGAATTCTGCAAGAAAGAGCAGCAGAGAACAGACTTGATCGGCCTCAAGTGAATAAACTCTTGAAGGGATTGTTAGCTACTGAAAAAGCTCAGAAGGTTCGACTGCGATCGTTATGGACAGCGTGGTCTTGCAATTTGCTGGGTCAACCAGAGTTGAAAGAATTGTTGCGGGGTCCCGATCCGTATGTCCGAGCCTGGACGATTCAGTTTCTGGGAGAATCCTCAACAGCCGTTGATGATGACGTTCTGGTTCAACTTGAACAGATGTCAAAGTCGGACACAAACGTCACTGTGCGACGTTATCTCGCATCAGTTCTTCAACGATTACCCGAGGAACAACGTTGGGGGATCTTGCAGGGGCTGATCTCTTCGCAGCAGGATCTGACAGATCGAAATCTCCCATTGCTCGTCTGGTATGGAGCCGAGCCACTCATCGATAAAGATGCAGCACGCGTTCTGCAGATTGTGAAATCGAGTGGTTGGAAACAACTGACGGAATTTGTCATCCGACGAACATCGACCACCGAGCAAGGCCGGAACGCTTTAACCGATTTGCTCAAATCAGAAAAGAACATTGATTTTAGCCGAATCATTCTTCAGGAAATGCAGACGAGTGTGAAAAGCCAGGCCGGTGCAAAGATGCCGGAATCCTGGAAAGCCGCCTCCGAAAATCTGCTTTCGCTGAACGACAAGAACCTGCAGCTCTTAGTCAGTTCTCTGTCGATTCAATTTGGCGATGAATCCGCGTTCCCTTATTATCGAGAGGTATTGCTCGATCAGAAGCAGCCTTTGGCTTTTCGTCAAAATGCACTTCAGCTTCTCGCCCAGGCACGTGATCCGGAACTGGCACCTGCTCTCCTTAAATTATTGGAGGACAGATCTCTGCGGATTGTAGCCATTCAAAATCTGGCTCGTTTCGAGCTTCCCGAAACTCCCGACAAACTGATTGGGATGTTTGATCAACTCACAGAAGGAGAACAGGCCGAAGTTCTCAGCACACTTGTATCCCGAAAATCATTTGCCGAGGTTTTCATCAAGGCAATGGAACAAGGGGATTTGGATGCCACCAAGGTGCCAGCTTACATTGTTCGACAAGTGATGACTCTGGACGATGAACACCTCGTGAAACGTTTGGAGAAAGTCTGGGGGAAAATCAGCACTGCCAATACCAATATCGCTGAATTAACAGCGAAATATGAAAAGCTGTTACAGCCGAAGTTAGTCGCAAGTTCGAATTTTGGCGAAGGGAGAAAACTTTACGAAACCAACTGCGGCAAGTGTCATAAACTCTTCGGTAAAGGGGGCGATATTGGTCCCGATATTACAGGAGCCAATCGCAGCAATGTGAAATATCTGCTTGAGAACATCCTGGATCCTAACGCGATCATTGGTCGCAATTATATCATGACGACATTTGTGACTGTTGATGGGCGTGTTGTGAACGGTTTGATCAAATCGGAGAATTCTGAAGCGGTCACGATTCAAACGACCAATGAAGTGATCATCATTGCCCAAGATGATATCGAACTTCGGAAAGCATCTGAGAAATCACTGATGCCTGAAGGCCAGTTGCAGCCGATGCGGGATGAACAGGTACTGCAGCTCTTTCGTTATCTCATGTCCCCAACAGCGAATCCCGCGCCCGGTTCGCAGAGAACTTCCGTTCCTCCACCAGCACCCGGAGTGACAAGAATTGAAGGGGAAGCTTTAGTTGGAAAAGCAAAGGTCACTGGTGGAAATGTTCGTAATCAGAACATGTCCGGCTTTGGACCAATGTGGTCCAATAACGATCACCTCTGGTGGACGGGAGGGAAACCGGGGGATCGTTTAACTCTCAAAATTCCAGCACAGCCTGCAGGTGAATATGAGGTCTCGGTCTACACCACTACTGCAGTGGACTACGGTCAAATCAAAGTGACCTGGTTAAATCAGGTGCGAGAATCAGACTTATACACGACACAAGTTTTACCCGGGGAACCGATCAACTTTGAAAAGGTCGCTATAACCAAAGAGCAACCACTTGAAATGATAATTGAAATGACCGGCAAGCACCCGCAGGCAAAAGCCGGGTATATGGTTGGAATCGATCGTATTGAATTCAGATTAATACCGACAAAACCGTAA
- a CDS encoding two-component system sensor histidine kinase NtrB, protein MFDTHDKRGIHRLALGLAVLSLIALTVTAWILHDFAREQEIVARIIKHLPEGYVEVAEELSGDLRLQTRLSVLLVLNSIGTAIAIAFVVRGYMSSEQSLRDVKVLATDILASMDAGVITTNHKGVITSINPRGIKLLGLSDDGVGRTLDEISPEHELLKTICEEVSQCHDGIRDLDYCVTSNGHDLTLRAGCTLLKNQRQEEIGTVIHVRDVTEKALMEARLRRMERYMGLGSLAAGLQHEIKNPLSALSLHIQLLYEKLNQEKFDAEVDELLDVLQTEVRRINDVLDGFRNYASTTQLGHSWVDVSTLIEKLVRLLRPQTKALNIIVKVEMPEMPLSSIEADSVRLEQVLLNLALNAMAAMPQGGELCFRLSEQNRSLRIDIKDTGNGIRPEIQSQIFDPYFTTRNDGTGMGLALCDKIIRQHEGSIDFRSSSEGTEFTILLPMVSAY, encoded by the coding sequence ATGTTTGATACTCATGATAAACGCGGTATTCATCGGCTCGCACTGGGCTTGGCGGTCCTGAGCCTGATCGCATTGACTGTCACAGCCTGGATTCTGCATGATTTTGCACGAGAGCAGGAAATTGTCGCGCGGATTATTAAGCACCTGCCCGAAGGCTACGTCGAAGTCGCTGAAGAACTTTCCGGAGATTTACGTCTTCAGACGAGACTTTCGGTCTTACTGGTATTGAACAGTATTGGAACTGCGATTGCCATTGCGTTTGTCGTTCGCGGCTATATGTCGAGTGAGCAGTCGCTACGAGATGTCAAAGTTCTGGCAACAGACATTCTTGCCAGTATGGATGCGGGTGTGATCACAACAAATCACAAAGGAGTGATTACCAGCATCAATCCACGCGGTATAAAACTGTTGGGATTATCAGATGATGGAGTTGGTCGCACCTTGGATGAAATCAGTCCTGAACATGAATTGCTCAAGACAATATGTGAAGAAGTCAGTCAATGTCACGATGGGATTCGAGATCTCGATTATTGTGTGACTTCTAACGGGCATGATTTAACTTTGCGAGCAGGCTGCACATTACTGAAAAATCAGCGTCAGGAAGAAATCGGTACTGTGATTCATGTTCGTGATGTCACTGAGAAAGCCTTAATGGAAGCGAGATTGAGGCGGATGGAACGTTATATGGGGCTGGGCTCACTGGCGGCTGGATTGCAGCATGAAATTAAGAATCCGCTCAGTGCACTTTCATTACATATTCAGCTCCTGTATGAAAAACTCAATCAGGAAAAATTTGATGCAGAAGTAGATGAACTCCTTGATGTGCTGCAAACCGAAGTCAGACGGATCAATGATGTTCTGGATGGTTTCCGAAATTATGCGTCTACGACACAACTGGGGCATTCGTGGGTCGATGTTTCGACATTAATCGAAAAACTGGTTCGCTTATTGCGTCCTCAGACAAAAGCGTTGAACATTATTGTGAAAGTAGAAATGCCGGAAATGCCTCTCAGTTCGATCGAAGCCGACTCGGTTCGGCTTGAGCAGGTGTTGTTGAATCTAGCTTTAAATGCGATGGCTGCAATGCCTCAGGGAGGCGAGCTTTGTTTTCGATTGAGCGAACAAAATCGTTCTTTGCGAATAGATATCAAAGATACTGGAAATGGAATACGCCCTGAAATTCAATCGCAGATCTTTGATCCTTATTTTACGACCCGTAATGATGGAACAGGAATGGGACTTGCCTTGTGCGATAAAATCATCCGTCAGCATGAAGGCAGTATCGATTTTCGAAGCAGTTCGGAAGGGACCGAATTTACAATTTTGCTACCAATGGTAAGCGCCTATTGA
- a CDS encoding OprO/OprP family phosphate-selective porin produces the protein MKYVEEHTIVTVRQERLSGSRNWFWKSPAKTIPFMLMLTILICNTITVAGAEEIADELQQELQRLQRQIDELKAASVMPAGDSLIIPAGASQYSCTPGKSCCDLATEKPAYPTTKITGFFQADAVWFDQSPANQFAVGGGNPAMGDVQDGADFRRTRLAAVGEVWDNINYMIEFDFAFPGRPSFMDVWLEIEEVDGANNLRIGQFRTPFGMDGQTSVKELTFLERALPAAFLPFRQIGALYYGTNEDDSATWAIAGFRYPTDTFGGNVGDNGGFGMATRITKVLGDCEDGNGLFHLGAGYSFVDPASDLVQYQNQPEVFVSETGGAALVPAGVPTNVPPFVNTGLIPTDNVNLFNVELAAAQGSFYAQSEAFYTVVNQKVGNRLTFSGAYAHAGYFLTGEKRAYNRKNGVFGRVKPDSNFGDCGGTGAWEIAGRWSYIDLNDENIQGSRLNDLTAGLNWYLNPYTKFQWNYIHAMLDSPLNGDSSADIFAMRAQVDF, from the coding sequence ATGAAATATGTTGAAGAGCATACGATAGTGACGGTTAGGCAAGAAAGGCTTTCCGGCTCCCGGAATTGGTTTTGGAAAAGTCCGGCAAAGACAATTCCATTTATGCTGATGCTGACCATTCTCATCTGCAATACGATTACAGTGGCAGGTGCAGAGGAGATTGCAGATGAGCTTCAACAAGAATTACAGCGGTTACAGCGGCAGATCGACGAATTGAAGGCTGCTTCTGTCATGCCCGCTGGCGATTCTCTAATTATTCCAGCGGGGGCCTCTCAATACAGTTGCACTCCCGGGAAAAGCTGTTGTGATCTTGCTACTGAGAAACCTGCCTATCCCACTACGAAAATCACTGGCTTTTTTCAGGCCGATGCGGTGTGGTTTGATCAGAGTCCAGCAAATCAATTTGCCGTCGGCGGAGGGAATCCTGCGATGGGCGATGTTCAGGACGGAGCCGACTTTCGACGTACTCGACTGGCTGCGGTTGGAGAGGTATGGGACAATATCAATTATATGATCGAGTTCGACTTTGCATTTCCAGGTCGTCCCAGTTTTATGGATGTCTGGTTGGAGATTGAGGAGGTTGACGGAGCAAACAACTTGCGAATTGGACAATTCCGCACGCCTTTTGGGATGGATGGGCAAACCAGTGTTAAAGAACTGACTTTCCTGGAGCGAGCATTGCCAGCTGCATTTCTGCCTTTCCGTCAAATTGGAGCGTTGTACTACGGCACCAACGAAGATGATTCCGCAACCTGGGCCATCGCCGGGTTTCGCTATCCAACTGATACTTTTGGTGGAAACGTTGGCGATAACGGTGGCTTTGGAATGGCTACACGCATTACTAAAGTTCTGGGTGATTGCGAAGATGGCAATGGCTTGTTTCATCTCGGCGCGGGATACAGCTTTGTGGATCCTGCGAGCGATCTCGTTCAGTATCAGAATCAACCGGAGGTGTTTGTCAGCGAAACTGGAGGAGCCGCTCTGGTTCCTGCTGGTGTGCCCACAAATGTTCCTCCTTTCGTTAACACGGGTTTGATACCAACGGACAACGTCAATTTGTTCAACGTAGAATTAGCAGCGGCACAAGGTTCGTTTTATGCTCAGTCGGAAGCATTTTACACGGTCGTCAATCAGAAAGTCGGCAACAGGTTGACATTCTCTGGCGCTTACGCCCATGCCGGATATTTTCTTACTGGGGAGAAGCGAGCTTATAATCGCAAGAATGGTGTCTTTGGACGCGTCAAGCCAGATTCGAACTTTGGTGATTGTGGTGGCACCGGAGCCTGGGAAATCGCTGGTCGTTGGTCGTACATCGATCTGAATGATGAAAACATTCAGGGAAGTCGACTCAACGATTTGACAGCCGGACTGAACTGGTATCTGAATCCCTACACGAAATTTCAATGGAATTACATTCACGCGATGCTCGACAGTCCTCTCAATGGTGACAGCAGTGCCGACATCTTCGCGATGAGAGCTCAGGTCGATTTCTAA
- a CDS encoding sulfatase family protein produces the protein MVVKIFAVLALLISTCMTADAARKPNVIIIYCDDLGYGDIGCFGSDKHRTPNIDQLSSEGLTLTNFYVTSGVCTPSRSSLMTGCYPKRIGMHQNEKGGWVLFPGNHQGLNPQETTIAEVLKQAGYATKIVGKWHLGDQPEFLPTRQGFDSYFGIPFSNDMGYWIPKRNYPPLPLMRDESVIEQEPDQSQLTKRYTEEAISFLENHQSDAFFLYWPHTFPHVPLYASQAFKGKSKNGDYGDAVEEIDWSVGELSEALKRLELEKNTLVIFTSDNGAAQRWGGSNGPLRGYKGSTWEGGMRVPCIMKWPATIPAGTVSREIVSTLDILPTLASIVGQKLPENRIIDGLDLSQMLANPLEISSPRDTMYYYYKSDLCAVRHENWKLHVRPSKANAGQNYQPELYNLSNDIGETRSVYDENPEVVYKLTELIEFCRNDLGDGKHLGKNTREPGFVKNPKTLTEKPITE, from the coding sequence ATGGTTGTTAAAATATTCGCCGTATTGGCACTACTGATTTCTACCTGCATGACAGCCGATGCTGCTCGAAAACCGAATGTGATCATCATCTATTGTGATGATTTGGGCTACGGAGACATCGGTTGCTTCGGAAGCGATAAACATCGAACACCAAACATCGATCAACTCTCTTCCGAAGGATTGACCTTAACAAATTTTTACGTCACGTCGGGAGTCTGCACTCCGTCACGATCCTCTCTGATGACTGGCTGCTATCCCAAAAGAATCGGAATGCATCAGAACGAAAAAGGAGGCTGGGTTTTATTTCCTGGGAACCATCAAGGGTTAAATCCGCAAGAAACGACAATTGCCGAAGTCCTTAAGCAAGCCGGTTATGCGACAAAGATTGTTGGCAAATGGCATCTGGGGGATCAGCCTGAATTTCTACCGACACGGCAAGGATTCGATTCTTACTTCGGCATTCCTTTTTCCAACGATATGGGCTACTGGATTCCCAAACGCAACTACCCTCCCCTACCCTTAATGCGTGATGAATCGGTCATCGAACAGGAGCCGGACCAAAGTCAGTTGACCAAGCGTTATACCGAAGAAGCGATTTCCTTTCTGGAGAATCATCAATCAGATGCATTTTTTCTCTATTGGCCCCATACGTTCCCGCACGTTCCTCTGTATGCTTCTCAAGCCTTTAAAGGCAAAAGTAAGAACGGGGATTACGGAGATGCCGTTGAGGAAATTGACTGGTCCGTCGGCGAATTATCAGAAGCTCTCAAGCGACTCGAACTCGAAAAGAATACACTCGTCATCTTCACTTCCGATAACGGAGCCGCCCAGCGTTGGGGCGGAAGCAATGGCCCTCTCAGGGGCTACAAGGGCTCGACATGGGAAGGAGGGATGCGTGTCCCCTGCATCATGAAATGGCCCGCAACGATACCTGCTGGAACAGTTTCACGAGAGATCGTCAGCACGCTCGATATTCTGCCAACGCTCGCCAGTATTGTCGGTCAGAAACTTCCGGAAAATCGGATCATTGATGGTTTGGACCTGAGCCAGATGCTTGCCAATCCTCTCGAAATCAGCTCGCCCCGCGATACGATGTATTACTATTACAAGTCAGATCTGTGTGCCGTCCGACACGAAAACTGGAAACTGCATGTCCGTCCCTCCAAGGCAAATGCTGGCCAGAACTATCAGCCTGAACTCTACAACCTCAGCAATGACATTGGAGAAACCCGCAGTGTTTATGATGAAAACCCAGAGGTCGTTTACAAGCTGACGGAACTGATCGAATTTTGTCGCAACGATCTCGGTGATGGAAAACATCTCGGCAAAAACACACGCGAACCAGGCTTCGTAAAAAATCCAAAAACACTGACAGAAAAACCAATCACTGAGTAA